The Candidatus Binataceae bacterium genomic sequence CGGCGACCCCTACCTCATCTTCGACCTCTTCGCGCCGCCCTCGGGCACGCGCGGATGGACCCGGCATTACTGGAACCGCTACTGGACGCGCGATTCGCTGCCCTACGGAATCGTCGCCGGGCCGTCCAACGCGATGCCGCGCGAGTGGCAACGGGCGCTCCGCGTGTGCCGCAATGGCGACGCCCCCCTGATGCATCGCTATGCCCAGGCGCTCGAGGAGTTCCGCGCCGCGTGCGAATTCAATCGCGGCGGCCGCAGCTTCCGCCCCACGCTCGCCTGCCTCAAGGCGGCGCTGGCTGATATGGGAGTATGCCGCAGCGAAGCGCTGGCGCCCGGAACACCCGCGCTCAGCGACGCCGAACGCCGCGAGTTCGCGCGCCGCTTCAGGGCCGTGCGCCGGCGCGCGGCCGCTTTGTTGGAGCCCGGATGGCTCAGCGAAACCGAAGCGGAACGCCCGCAGGCGAGGCGCGCACTGAAGGATGGCTGAGCCCAAACTCGACGTCGCCGGCTGCGGCAGCATGGTGGTGGACCTCTTCTACCGCACGCCGAAGTTCGTTCGCGCCGACGAAAAAATCGCGCTCGACGCTCATCACGAAGACGGCGGCCGGATGGAACGGGCGGCGGTCGGCGGCCTCGTGCTGAACCATCTCGGATGGGCACGCGTGCTGGGGCTCGAGGTCGGCGTGCTGGGCAAAATCGGGCCCGACCGAAACGGCGAGTTTTTGCGCCGCGGGATGGAGCAGCTCGGCATCCGCCACCACCTCACCACAGACGGCTCCGCCAGTTCCTTCGCCAAAATCTTCGTCGACGCGCACGGCGGCCGCGCGATCTACATGGCGCGCGGCGCCACCGCCGAGCTTGCGCCAGACGAGATTCGCCGCCGCCACGCCAGCTTCATCCGTCATGCCCGGATGGTCTCGACTGAAGTTTCACAGCTTCCGCTGCGTACCGTTATCGCCCTGCTGCTGTTCGCGCGCGCCAACTCGATCCCGACCGTGCTCGACGTCGATCTGCCGCCCGCAGACGCCTGTCCCATGCTCGGAACCCGCGTCGAACTGGAACGCGCGCTCCGCCTGGCAACGATTCTCAAGCCGACCCGCTCCGCCGCGCGCGCGCTGGCGGGAGGCGGGCGCGACACGCTCAAGCTCGCGCAGGCGATTCGCGCGCGCTACCAGAGCCAGGCGGTGGTGGTCACCGACGGAGAGCGCGGATGCGCGATCGCGGCGCAAGGAACCGCGCTCAAGCTGGCCGCGTTCGCGGTCAAGGCGATCGACACGACCGGCGCGGGCGACGCGTTCATGGGCGCGATGATCGCGGGGCTTCGATGGGGCCTGCCATGGCGCGCGATCGGGACGCTGGCCAACGCCGCGGGCGCGGTCTGCGTCGGGCGGCTGGGAGCGTTTCCGGCCGGCTTCGAGCTGCGCGAGGAAATCCTTGCGCTGTTTCGCGAGGCGATGCCCGAGCAGGCGTTGCCCGCGCTCGAACCGATGCCCCGCACGAGCGGAGCACTCGACCCTTCGATCGAGGTCGGCCACTTCCTGGAATTGTGCATCGGCGAACTCGACACGCTGCGCCGCGAGATCGATCTCCACCAGATTCGCGCCGCGGTGGAGATGATTCGCTCCGCCGAAACCCGCGGCGGCCGCGTCCATCTGACCGGCGTCGGCAAGCCGGAGCACGTCGCGCGCTACGCGGCGAGCCTGCTCTGCTCGGTGGGCACGCAGGCAACCTTCCTGCACGCGACCGAAACCTTGCACGGCAGCCTCGGCCAGGTCGATCCTCGCGACGTGGTGATCGCAATCTCCAACAGCGGCAACACGCGCGAGCTGTGCGAAGCCGCGGCCGCGATCAAGGAGCATGGCGCACAATTGATCGCAGTGACCGGGAATTCAGGCTCCGAGCTTTCCCATCTGGCCGACCTCGTGATCAACGCGCCGGTCGAGCAGGAGGGCGGCGTGCTCGGCCTCGCGCCGCGCATCAGCGTCCTCGCCGAAGTATGCGTGCTGGCGGCGCTGTCGGTCGCGCTCGAAGCGGCGCGGGGGCTCACGCTGGAGCAGTACAGCCGGTGGCATCGCGCAGGGACGCTTGGCGCGGCGGCGCGCCGGATGGTCTCCAGCCGCCCCGCGCGGCGCAAGCTCAAGGCCGTGAAATAAGAAGACCGCAACGATTAAACCGCCGCGGCGTGCGGCCGGGGAGGCCGGGGATCCGACGATGAAGTACGGAGTGGCGATCCGCAACATGGGGCCGCAATCGACCCGCGGCACGATCCTCGCCTGCGCCCGCGCCGCTGAGCAACTCGGCTTCGACGCACTCTTCGTCTCCGATCACCTGGTGCTCCCCCCCGACGACATCGAGGGCTCGGGCGGACGCTACCTGGACGTGCTCGCGACGCTCGCGTTCCTGGCCGGCGCGACCGAGCGAATCCGCCTCGGCGTGTCGGTTCTGGTCCTGCCGTACCGTCCGGCGGTGCTGACCGCCAAGCAGGTCGCGTCGATCCAGGAGCTGTCGGGCGGGCGCATGATCCTCGCCACCGGGGTCGGCTGGATGCGGCGCGAATTCGAGGCGCTCGGCGTCGATCCGAAAAGCCGCGGCAGCCTGACGACCGAGACGCTCCGCGTCCTGCAGCGGCTGTTCGCGAGCGACGTCTCGTCGTACGACGGCGAACTCGTGCGCTACGCCCCGATCGTGTTCCTGCCGCGTCCGCCGCTGCCGCCGATCTGGATTGGCGGCAACAGCGACAAGGCGATCGCGCGCGTGCTGGAATTCGGCGACGGATGGCATCCGATGCTGCCGGCCGAGAAGCTCGCCCCGGCCGCGTCCGCGCTGCGCGAGCAAGCTCGTGTGCGCGGTCGCGCCGAGCCCGAGATCGTCGTGCGGCGCGGACTAAAGCTCGACGATATTGCGGCCGCGCGCGCCC encodes the following:
- a CDS encoding TIGR03619 family F420-dependent LLM class oxidoreductase, which translates into the protein MKYGVAIRNMGPQSTRGTILACARAAEQLGFDALFVSDHLVLPPDDIEGSGGRYLDVLATLAFLAGATERIRLGVSVLVLPYRPAVLTAKQVASIQELSGGRMILATGVGWMRREFEALGVDPKSRGSLTTETLRVLQRLFASDVSSYDGELVRYAPIVFLPRPPLPPIWIGGNSDKAIARVLEFGDGWHPMLPAEKLAPAASALREQARVRGRAEPEIVVRRGLKLDDIAAARARLAAERAAGATYFILDLGRYADEREFIRGAEAFMTRVAD
- a CDS encoding PfkB family carbohydrate kinase; translation: MAEPKLDVAGCGSMVVDLFYRTPKFVRADEKIALDAHHEDGGRMERAAVGGLVLNHLGWARVLGLEVGVLGKIGPDRNGEFLRRGMEQLGIRHHLTTDGSASSFAKIFVDAHGGRAIYMARGATAELAPDEIRRRHASFIRHARMVSTEVSQLPLRTVIALLLFARANSIPTVLDVDLPPADACPMLGTRVELERALRLATILKPTRSAARALAGGGRDTLKLAQAIRARYQSQAVVVTDGERGCAIAAQGTALKLAAFAVKAIDTTGAGDAFMGAMIAGLRWGLPWRAIGTLANAAGAVCVGRLGAFPAGFELREEILALFREAMPEQALPALEPMPRTSGALDPSIEVGHFLELCIGELDTLRREIDLHQIRAAVEMIRSAETRGGRVHLTGVGKPEHVARYAASLLCSVGTQATFLHATETLHGSLGQVDPRDVVIAISNSGNTRELCEAAAAIKEHGAQLIAVTGNSGSELSHLADLVINAPVEQEGGVLGLAPRISVLAEVCVLAALSVALEAARGLTLEQYSRWHRAGTLGAAARRMVSSRPARRKLKAVK